Proteins from a genomic interval of Liolophura sinensis isolate JHLJ2023 chromosome 3, CUHK_Ljap_v2, whole genome shotgun sequence:
- the LOC135463835 gene encoding EF-hand domain-containing protein 1-like produces MEGLPKFPGFEFRDPTKNTFHRNSTLKFKNGYSFPKLPEVGIGGDPLHFNQLSDAELDELANFNPTLTYGQAKQAPPQDFVPAHVAWDKKVLRFNAYFQQTVHESPNEYFRVRPVDIYYYLEDDSIAVIEPHVENSGMPQGKLIKRQRLPKNDQGDNWHWKDINLGMNITFYGKVFHVINCDKFTSDFLESEGIEVNPSEQLPSDPYIKRREESAALRTYKTPSSFDKLKQFMELDRKVLRFFCVWDDRDNMFGEMRPFVIHYYLVDDTLEIREVHSPNDGRDPFPVLIGRHKVPKDRYRVNSSFPSCVMELSDHELGEYYTPKDFMVGKTMYIYGRRFLIYDCDNFTKAFYYQHFGITEFTPVEVKGQAKELAKMEIPPYNHFGSMEDSLQSCLSLVPQPPKKDFIKMLENDHKVLRFEAIMDSVRPEDRGRRFVIAYRLADDMITIYEPPVRNSGIIGGKFLERTRVAKPGCPPDEPVFYGPQDFHIGAVIEVFKHRFIIINADAYVLKYIEEHKDQFPEQTIESLRQTLGKQQPPKELIKGGPMKVHRSDGDLNTLVQQIRAQLKKIAITDRSRVDEMFLRYDRDRSGFIDASNMRDMCRKLQLPVDDDVILALVQQCTTNPEGKISLEDFRKFVESS; encoded by the exons ATGGAAGGACTACCTAAATTCCCAGGATTCGAATTTCGTGACCCAACG AAAAACACCTTTCACAGAAACAGCACcctgaaatttaaaaatggCTACTCTTTCCCCAAATTGCCCGAAGTGGGTATTGGTGGGGATCCATTACACTTCAACCAGCTGTCAGACGCAGAACTGGATGAGCTGGCTAACTTTAACCCCACACTGACCTACGGACAAGCCAAACAAGCCCCTCCCCAAGACTTTGTGCCTGCCCATGTGGCCTGGGACAAAAAG GTGCTTCGCTTCAATGCATATTTCCAACAGACCGTTCATGAAAGTCCAAATGAGTATTTCAGAGTGCGCCCAGTGGACATCTACTACTACTTGGAAGATGACAGTATTGCTGTGATAGAGCCTCATGTCGAGAACAGTGGCATGCCCCAAG GCAAGCTGATCAAGAGGCAAAGACTGCCCAAGAACGACCAAGGTGACAACTGGCACTGGAAGGACATTAACCTGGGGATGAACATCACCTTCTATGGCAAGGTCTTCCACGTCATCAACTGTGACAAATTCACTTCT GACTTCCTGGAAAGTGAAGGTATTGAGGTAAATCCCTCAGAGCAGCTGCCGTCCGATCCATACATCAAGCGTCGTGAAGAGTCTGCTGCACTCCGCACCTACAAAACCCCATCCTCCTTCGACAAGCTCAAACAGTTCATGGAGCTTGATCGTAAAGTGCTGCGCTTCTTCTGCGTCTGGGACGACCGCGACAATATGTTTGGAGAAATGAGAccatttgttatacat tattACCTTGTGGATGACACTTTGGAGATCAGGGAAGTCCACTCCCCTAACGACGGGCGCGACCCATTCCCAGTGTTGATAGGGAGACACAAGGTGCCAAAGGATAGGTACAGGGTCAACTCCTCATTCCCCTCCTGTGTAATGGAACTGTCCGACCATGAGCTTGGCGAGTACTACACGCCTAAAGACTTCATGGTAGGCAAGACCATGTACATCTATGGTCGCCGTTTCCTGATATACGACTGCGATAACTTCACCAAGGCCTTCTATTACCAGCATTTCGGAATCACAGAGTTCACGCCTGTCgaggtcaaaggtcaagctAAAGAACTAGCTAAAATG GAAATCCCTCCATACAACCACTTTGGATCGATGGAGGATTCACTGCAGTCCTGTCTGTCTCTTGTGCCACAGCCCCCAAAGAAAGACTTCATCAAGATGCTGGAGAACGACCACAAAGTGCTGAGATTTGAAGCTATAATG GATTCAGTCCGCCCAGAGGACAGAGGCAGACGTTTCGTGATCGCATATCGGCTGGCTGATGACATGATCACGATCTACGAACCACCAGTCAGGAACTCTGGGATTATCGGCGGGAAGTTTTTGGAGAGAACACGAGTTGCCAAGCCTGGCTGTCCCCCTGATGAACCTGTGTTTTACGGACCTCAAGACTTCCACATTGGAGCCGTTATTGAAGTGTTCAAACATCGTTTTATCATCATAAATGCTGATGCTTATGTTCTCAAATACATTGAGGAGCATAAAGATCAATTCCCAG AACAAACTATTGAGAGTTTGAGGCAGACCCTTGGCAAGCAACAGCCACCCAAAGAACTCATCAAAGGAGGACCAATGAAAGTCCACAGAAG TGATGGTGATTTAAACACATTGGTACAACAGATCCGTGCTCAGCTGAAGAAGATCGCAATCACAGACAGAAGTCGCGTGGATGAGATGTTCCTGCGCTACGACCGGGACAGGTCTGGCTTCATTGATGCGTCAAACATGAGGGACATGTGCAGGAAACTTCAGCTCCCCGTCGATGATGATGTCATACTCGCT CTTGTACAGCAGTGCACAACAAATCCAGAAGGCAAAATCAGCTTAGAAGATTTCCGGAAATTTGTCGAAAGCTcatga